Genomic segment of Microthrixaceae bacterium:
CGGGCTCCGGCGTCACCTCCCAAACCGGCCAGTTCAGAGCCGATGCGTCTCACTTCGGACCTCAGCGCTTGGAGCTGGCTGGTATCCACCGACCCGAAGGTGTCGAGTGCCATTCGCTGGGTGACGGGGTCTAGGAGAGATTGATGGGCATGCTGGCCGTGAAGGTCGACGATCGGGCCGGTCAGTTCGGCCAGGGCCGTCGCGGTGACCATACGACCGTCGACGTAGGCACGCGACCGACCCTCAGACGCTATGACGCGGCTCAGCACCACCTCTGTGCCCTCCAGATCGAAGCGACCTTCTATCAAGGCTTCGTCTGAGCCTGGCCGCACGACAGATGAATCGGCCCGGCCTCCGAGTAGCAGCTCGATGGCCCCGACCAACATCGTCTTACCAGCACCGGTCTCCCCGGTTAGAGCGGTCATCCCGTCGTCTAACACCAATCGCAACGACTCGATGATGCCGAGGTTCGTGACGGCCAACTCGATCAGACGGGTCGGGCCCGCGTGCTCTGTCATCGGTCGTTGAGCCCGAACTTCGACTTGAGGATCTGGTGGAAGTCTCGTCCACCGAACGTGACGAAACGGGCCGGGGTCGGGGCGGCTCGAACCAGAAGCCGATGCCCGGGGTCGAGCGCGCCCTGCTGGGTGCCATCGACTGACACGGCAGCCGCCCGCTCCCCCAGAACCTTGATCTCGACGGTGCTGGCAGGGTCGAGGACGAGGGCACGGTCGAACAGGGAATGAGGAGAAACGGGCGTCAGGAGAATCGCCCGATGAGAAGGGTCCACGATGGGGCCACGAGCCGAAAGCGAGTAGGCCGTTGACCCGGTTGGTGTGGCGAGGATGATCCCGTCGGCCACGTAACTGGTGAAGAACCGTCCGTCGATGCTCACTCCGAGGCGAATGGTCCGCCCGATCGCCTGTTTCTCCACGACCACCTCGTTGAGGCCCAGGGGAAGGCTCCCGAAACCCGATGGAGGTGAAGCGACATCCGAGATGGTTCCGTCCCCGGTTATCGACTCCGTCGTTGCGGAGCCGGAGTTGGCAGGTCGGATCTCGGCGGAGACCATCATCCGGGGGGCAATTGAGTGCGTACCTGCGAGGTAGCTCGCAAGGGCGTCGGCCCACCCGCTCGGCTCCACCTCGGCCAGGTATCCGAGTTGGCCCAGGTTCACCCCTATCAGGTCGGCGTCGGCGGCCACCGCCCACCGGGTGGCTCGCAGCACGGTGCCGTCACCTCCGATCGCCACGACGAGCCCGATGTTGGCCGCGGGAAGACCGGTCGGGTTGGTTGACGCGATCGGAACGCCGAGAAGTTCTGCTTCCCCATCGAAGGCAACCGGCTCGAGGCCGTGGGCGCGCAACCATTCAGCGACTTCTCGTCCGGTGGCTATGGCTTCTGGACGTCCGCTGTGCACGAACATCGCCACGACGTTCACCGGGACGTCACCTCATCGAGGACCGAGTCGATCAGAACTGCGAGCGGCTGCGACTCAGGGTGCCGGCCACCGGGGGCGCGTCCGTGCAGGAGAAACTCGACGTTCCCATCGGCTCCTCGGATCGGTGAAGGCATGAACTCCATGATGGTCGCTCCCAGTGACTGAATCGCGGCGCCCACCTCTTCGAGGACCCTTCGCCACACCTCGGGGTCACCTATTACCCCCGAACCTCGGGCCGCCTCGGACCGGCCTGCTTCGAACTGCGGCTTTACCAGCCAGATCAGCTCGGCCCCCGGAGCGGCCAGGTTCAAGAGGGCAGGAGCCACGGTCCGTAGGGATATGAAACTGAGATCGGCCACGACGACGTCTGGCCGTGGTCCGAAGTCGCCGGGCTGACTGTGTCTGATGTTGGTGCGTTCATGCACCTCGACGCGCGGATCGGTACGCAACCGTTGGTGGAGTTGACCTCGCCCGACGTCGACGGCAACTACCGATGACGCTCCGAGCTGAAGGGCGCAGTCGGTGAACCCCCCGGTGCTGGCTCCGGCATCGAGGACACGGCAACCGTTCAGATCGACCGCGAAGCGGTCGATTGCGCCAGCCAGCTTCTCGCCGCCGCGACCTACAAATCGTGGCGGTGGTGATCCAACCGAGATCGCCTCGTCGGGGGCAACCAGGCGCGAGGCCTTGGCCGCCGGAGCACCGTTGACCGTGACGGTGCCCGACCCGATTACCTCCCGAGCCCGTTCGCGGCTGGTTACCAGCCCTCGGCGAACCAGTTCGGCATCGAGGCGTCGGCGCACCGCCTCGGAGGGTTCAGCCCGCGGCCTTCTTGGCGGGCGCCTTCTTGGCGACAGCCTTCTTCGCGGGCGCCTTCTTTGCTGGGGCCTTCTTGGCAGCAGCCTTCTTGGCGGGCGCCTTCTTGGCAGCAGCCTTCTTCGCTGGGGCCTTCTTGGCGGCGGCCTTCGCTGCGGGTGCCTTTTCAGCAGCTGCTGACTTCTTCACAGGAACGACCGACTGGATCAACTTCTCGATCCGATCCAGGTCGGCGAGCGTCGCCAAGCCCCAGGCGTCGGCCGAGGCGATGATCTCACCTCGAACCTGCTCGACGAGGGCCTCGGTGTTCTTGCGGCTGCGTTCGACCAAGTCGATCACGAGGGCCTGGGCCTGCTCGGTCTGAACCTCACCCGCCTTCACCAATTCCTTCACCAGCGCCTCGGCCTTGGCCTGGGTCATCTCGGTGAACGACACCCCAGCTTCGAGAAACCGCTTGAGAACCTTGTTCTGTGCCATCTTGTCAGCGTATGCCTGCAAACTGGTGCTAGCAAAAGTTCGCAGTCGGGCGAGGACCCATTAGAGGCTTCCGATGCTGCCGGGCGGCCAGATCTTCAGGAATGCCCTCCCGACGATCAGATCCTCGTCCACGGGGCC
This window contains:
- a CDS encoding NAD(+)/NADH kinase, which encodes MNVVAMFVHSGRPEAIATGREVAEWLRAHGLEPVAFDGEAELLGVPIASTNPTGLPAANIGLVVAIGGDGTVLRATRWAVAADADLIGVNLGQLGYLAEVEPSGWADALASYLAGTHSIAPRMMVSAEIRPANSGSATTESITGDGTISDVASPPSGFGSLPLGLNEVVVEKQAIGRTIRLGVSIDGRFFTSYVADGIILATPTGSTAYSLSARGPIVDPSHRAILLTPVSPHSLFDRALVLDPASTVEIKVLGERAAAVSVDGTQQGALDPGHRLLVRAAPTPARFVTFGGRDFHQILKSKFGLNDR
- a CDS encoding TlyA family RNA methyltransferase produces the protein MSPRRRPPRRPRAEPSEAVRRRLDAELVRRGLVTSRERAREVIGSGTVTVNGAPAAKASRLVAPDEAISVGSPPPRFVGRGGEKLAGAIDRFAVDLNGCRVLDAGASTGGFTDCALQLGASSVVAVDVGRGQLHQRLRTDPRVEVHERTNIRHSQPGDFGPRPDVVVADLSFISLRTVAPALLNLAAPGAELIWLVKPQFEAGRSEAARGSGVIGDPEVWRRVLEEVGAAIQSLGATIMEFMPSPIRGADGNVEFLLHGRAPGGRHPESQPLAVLIDSVLDEVTSR